One genomic window of Punica granatum isolate Tunisia-2019 chromosome 1, ASM765513v2, whole genome shotgun sequence includes the following:
- the LOC116200806 gene encoding ethylene-responsive transcription factor ERF061-like produces METAQQYPIPFSYHDAIDIQSSLSQLILNSGASPLDSIFSFCDPAPQIMASPSPESLGSSVYLRQREILDKFSEETRLRNPRDGTKITAAAAQIHSDDGGRGSSLKKKLYRGVRQRHWGKWVAEIRLPQNRMRVWLGTYDSAEAAAYAYDRAAYKLRGEYARLNFPNLKDPSKLGFGDSSRLNSLKAAVDAKIQAICQKVRRDKAKKGSKKNEKKTDSPPSTSSSPSSCPLQSESNQAVLEEDEMWKCASSLPSAASSVDSAIGFPEESEFEVYSLSKMPSFDPDLIWEILAN; encoded by the coding sequence ATGGAGACGGCGCAGCAATATCCGATCCCGTTCTCGTATCATGACGCCATCGACATCCAGTCATCACTCTCGCAGCTCATACTAAACAGCGGTGCCAGCCCATTAGATTCGATCTTCTCGTTCTGTGACCCGGCGCCCCAGATCATGGCAAGCCCGAGCCCGGAGTCCTTAGGCTCCTCTGTTTACCTTCGGCAGCGGGAAATCCTTGACAAATTCTCTGAGGAAACGCGATTGAGAAACCCCAGAGATGGGACGAAGATCACTGCAGCGGCTGCTCAGATTCACAGCGATGACGGCGGCCGCGGCAGCAGCCTCAAGAAGAAGCTGTACAGGGGAGTGAGGCAAAGGCACTGGGGAAAATGGGTGGCCGAGATCAGGCTGCCCCAGAACAGGATGAGGGTCTGGTTGGGTACCTACGACTCCGCCGAAGCAGCTGCCTATGCCTACGACAGGGCGGCCTACAAGCTCCGAGGAGAGTACGCCCgcctcaacttcccgaaccTCAAAGACCCGAGCAAGTTGGGCTTTGGGGATTCCTCGAGGCTTAACTCCCTCAAGGCCGCAGTCGACGCGAAGATCCAAGCCATCTGTCAGAAGGTGAGGAGGGACAAGGCCAAGAAAGGCTCGaagaaaaacgaaaagaaGACTGACTCCCCTCCTTCGACTTCGAGCTCGCCCTCGTCTTGCCCATTGCAGTCCGAGAGCAATCAGGCGGTCTTAGAGGAGGACGAGATGTGGAAGTGCGCTAGTTCCCTGCCTTCAGCAGCCTCATCGGTGGATTCCGCCATCGGGTTCCCGGAGGAATCGGAATTCGAGGTCTATTCCCTCTCCAAAATGCCGTCCTTCGATCCCGACCTGATATGGGAAATTCTGGCTAATTAA
- the LOC116192560 gene encoding probable inactive receptor kinase At3g08680 — MLTRAFTKPVKRSPRHEENQNVDQPETTIFYEYEDCLVGFMDDIPLVAAFNGRGSSWSPPPTMREVLRASVGVMGMSCLGMTEKVVFLGGRICAVKRFREVRLRRAEFGWRIMRTTEISRRCEHLVPVTAYLYSKRIKFVLCDYYPMGSLADLLAGSRQHGHTALDWNQRLRIVQDIARTIAFIHSQSPAYVKRMHLNVHGNIKSSNVMINIDFSACLSEYGFAQLAGRVEIPDMCQPRQGSQQPQYQLPHYVYSKELSQKGDIYNFGLIVLDILGGPEAVLDYKNCIVQKDGIRDGSIEFFEFLVEGKEKKHAVQLLEIGLACINQLDEERPSIEQILLSLGSVVSNL; from the exons ATGCTCACAAGGGCCTTTACAAAGCCGGTCAAGAGAAGCCCTAGACATGAAGAAAACCAAAATGTCGACCAGCCAGAGACGACCATCTTCTACGAGTATGAGGACTGCCTCGTGGGGTTCATGGACGACATCCCCCTTGTGGCTGCCTTCAATGGCCGAGGCAGCTCGTGGTCGCCACCGCCGACCATGAGGGAGGTGCTAAGGGCTTCGGTCGGGGTTATGGGGATGAGCTGCCTCGGGATGACGGAGAAGGTGGTCTTCCTGGGCGGCAGGATCTGTGCAGTCAAGAGGTTTAGGGAGGTAAGGTTGAGGAGAGCCGAGTTCGGATGGAGGATCATGCGGACGACTGAGATTAGCAGGAGGTGCGAACATCTGGTGCCGGTGACCGCTTATTTGTATTCCAAGAGGATCAAGTTCGTGCTTTGCGATTACTATCCTATGGGGAGCTTAGCTGACCTCCTTGCTG GTTCTAGACAGCATGGCCACACCGCCCTAGATTGGAATCAGCGACTCAGGATCGTGCAGGACATTGCCAGGACGATTGCGTTCATCCACTCCCAGTCCCCAGCCTATGTGAAGCGGATGCACTTGAATGTGCACGGCAACATAAAATCCTCAAACGTCATGATCAACATCGACTTCTCAGCCTGCCTGTCTGAGTATGGATTTGCCCAGCTTGCGGGGCGTGTGGAGATCCCCGACATGTGCCAGCCCAGGCAAGGCTCCCAGCAGCCTCAGTATCAGCTCCCCCACTATGTCTACTCCAAGGAGCTGAGCCAGAAAGGCGACATATACAACTTTGGGTTGATTGTCCTGGACATCCTGGGAGGGCCGGAGGCTGTACTGGACTACAAGAACTGCATAGTACAGAAGGACGGGATTCGAGATGGGAGCATCGAGTTCTTCGAGTTTCTCGTGGAagggaaggagaagaagcaCGCCGTGCAACTGTTAGAGATCGGGTTAGCTTGTATAAACCAGTTAGACGAGGAAAGGCCCTCGATAGAACAGATATTGCTCAGTCTTGGGAGCGTCGTAAGCAacctttag
- the LOC116191017 gene encoding probable polygalacturonase produces MPRPPACASILLLLAAASLSPLLSSVSVAELAVTCSGIVPMRYRYDKISITDFGGVGDGRTLNTKAFQEAIYRIQHLRRRGGTLLYIPPGVYLTGSFNLTSHMTLYLARGAVIKAVQDTWTWPLIAPLPSYGRGRERPGGRYISFIHGDGLRDVVITGENGTIDGQGDVWWNMWRQRTLRFTRPNLVEFVNSKGIIISNVIFRNSPFWNIHPVYCRNVVIRYVTILAPYDSPNTDGIDPDSSSNVCIEDSFISVGDDLVAVKSGWDEYGIRYGRLSSSITIRRLTGTSPFAGIAVGSEVSGGVENVFAENINLYNTGIGIHIKTNIGRGGFIKNITVSDVYMENVRKGIKISGNVGDHPDEYYNRNALPYVKGITIKDVWGVKIQEAGLIQGLKNSPFTGICLSNVNLRGWPGRRRAKWTCEHVSGASFEVSPWPCSELASTYQASSCFSSP; encoded by the exons ATGCCACGGCCCCCGGCATGCGCCTCCATTCTACTGCTCCTCGCGGCGGCGTCCCTCTCGCCCCTGCTCAGCTCCGTCTCAGTGGCGGAGCTGGCAGTGACATGCTCGGGCATCGTGCCGATGAGGTACCGGTACGACAAGATCTCCATCACCGACTTTGGGGGCGTCGGGGACGGGAGGACGCTCAACACGAAGGCATTCCAGGAGGCAATTTACCGGATACAGCACCTGAGGAGAAGGGGCGGCACGTTGCTGTACATTCCACCGGGGGTTTACTTGACGGGCAGCTTCAACCTCACTAGCCACATGACGCTTTACTTGGCCAGGGGCGCCGTCATCAAGGCCGTCCAG GATACCTGGACTTGGCCCTTGATTGCTCCTTTGCCGTCTTATGGAAGAGGGCGAGAGCGCCCTGGTGGACGGTATATCAGCTTCATCCATGGAGACGGACTCCGCGATGTCGTGATTACAG GAGAGAATGGGACGATCGACGGTCAAGGGGATGTCTGGTGGAACATGTGGAGGCAACGAACCCTCCGATTTACCAGACCAAACCTTGTTGAATTCGTAAATTCCAAAGGCATAATCATCTCCAATGTAATTTTCCGGAATTCCCCCTTTTGGAACATTCACCCCGTATATTGCAG AAATGTCGTTATCCGCTATGTTACCATACTGGCTCCATATGACTCTCCTAATACCGACGGAATTGATCCAG ATTCAAGCTCGAATGTCTGCATAGAGGACTCATTCATATCCGTTGGGGACGACCTAGTGGCAGTTAAGAGTGGATGGGACGAGTACGGTATAAGGTATGGCCGTCTAAGCTCCAGCATCACTATCCGGCGGCTGACTGGAACATCCCCATTCGCTGGAATCGCAGTTGGAAGTGAAGTCTCTGGCGGTGTCGAGAATGTCTTTGCAGAGAACATCAACCTCTACAACACAGGTATTGGCATACACATCAAAACCAACATTGGACGCGGAGGCTTCATAAAGAACATAACCGTGTCCGATGTTTACATGGAGAACGTGCGGAAGGGGATAAAGATATCGGGAAACGTAGGTGACCACCCTGACGAATACTATAACCGGAACGCTCTGCCCTACGTGAAGGGCATCACGATCAAGGACGTGTGGGGGGTGAAGATCCAGGAGGCAGGGCTGATTCAAGGGCTGAAAAACTCTCCATTCACCGGTATATGCCTATCGAATGTCAATCTCCGTGGCTGGCCTGGGCGAAGAAGGGCCAAGTGGACGTGTGAGCATGTGAGTGGGGCGTCCTTTGAGGTCAGCCCGTGGCCTTGCTCGGAGCTTGCTAGCAcgtaccaggccagttcgtgTTTTTCTTCTCCTTAA